One genomic region from Anabaena sp. PCC 7108 encodes:
- a CDS encoding CAAD domain-containing protein: MANIMETQQQQPGSANSVSSQDFLALEGAEAANLPKLPPAKEPEAQWQRINRQIFDFLAQLPDYLGSFLNQNKQALLTVVLILSALVTVKVALAILDAIDDVPLLAPIFEIIGLVYAIWFTFRYLIKAETRQELSQKVSLLKQQL, translated from the coding sequence ATGGCAAACATTATGGAAACTCAACAACAGCAACCAGGATCAGCTAATTCCGTTTCTTCTCAAGATTTTTTAGCTCTTGAGGGTGCAGAAGCTGCAAATTTGCCAAAGCTTCCGCCAGCTAAGGAACCAGAAGCTCAATGGCAGCGAATTAACAGACAAATTTTCGACTTCTTAGCGCAGCTACCTGATTATTTAGGTAGTTTTTTGAACCAAAACAAGCAGGCTTTACTAACTGTTGTTTTAATCTTATCTGCCCTTGTGACCGTCAAAGTAGCTCTAGCAATCCTAGATGCTATTGATGATGTACCGTTGTTAGCACCTATTTTTGAGATAATTGGTTTAGTTTATGCCATCTGGTTTACTTTCCGTTATCTCATCAAAGCTGAAACACGGCAGGAATTATCGCAGAAAGTTAGTTTGCTGAAACAGCAACTTTGA